From Pan paniscus chromosome 9, NHGRI_mPanPan1-v2.0_pri, whole genome shotgun sequence, the proteins below share one genomic window:
- the LOC112441150 gene encoding putative tripartite motif-containing protein 64B, producing the protein MGPLWRSTQEMQNNLNQEISKIHSLTDYVALRKGMIRYQYQKLRQFLLEEEQRHLETMDREAEEIFRQLQNSEDLENILEWTELVQMEKPQPVNPELTSWHITGVLDKLNKFRVDDPLSKEKANHYMSLSEDVRNVIFGDDHDGAPGESQRAENFAAWGAQAFFSGRHNWEVDVTHSSNWILGVCKDSRTANTNHIPAFEEAFFLFSSKRNNLYSLSNIFFPLTHYVQRPLGRVGVFLDYDNTVVSFYDVSKGSLIYSFFPTSFSSLLTPFFCFGSP; encoded by the exons ATGGGTCCTTTATGGAGGAGCACTCAAGAAATGCAAAACAATCTAAATCAGGAAATTAGCAAAATCCATTCATTAACG GACTATGTGGCCCTCAGGAAAGGGATGATCAGATATCAATATCAGAAGTTGCGCCAATTTCTCCTGGAGGAGGAGCAACGCCATCTGGAGACAATGGACAGAGAAGCAGAAGAGATTTTTCGACAACTCCAAAACAGTGAA GACTTGGAAAACATACTGGAATG GACAGAGTTGGTGCAAATGGAAAAGCCCCAGCCAGTGAACCCAGAACTCACTTCCTGGCACATCACTGGAGTGTTAGATAAGCTCAACAAATTCAGAG TGGATGATCCTCTGAGTAAGGAAAAGGCGAATCACTATATGAGCCTTTCTGAGGATGTGAGAAATGTGATATTTGGAGATGACCATGATGGTGCACCCGGGGAGTCCCAGAGAGCAGAGAACTTTGCAGCATGGGGAGCTCAGGCCTTCTTCTCCGGCAGGCATAACTGGGAAGTGGATGTAACCCACTCCTCCAACTGGATTCTGGGAGTCTGTAAAGATTCCAGGACAGCAAACACAAATCACATTCCTGCTTTTGAGGaagcattttttctattttcttcaaagAGAAACAACCTTTATAGCCTCTCCAACATCTTTTTTCCCTTAACTCACTATGTGCAGAGACCTTTGGGTCGGGTTGGGGTCTTTCTGGATTATGACAACACAGTTGTGAGCTTTTATGATGTTTCAAAAGGTTCCCTCATATACAGCTTTTTCcctacctctttttcttcccttttgacacctttcttttgttttggttcCCCATGA